One Palaemon carinicauda isolate YSFRI2023 chromosome 4, ASM3689809v2, whole genome shotgun sequence DNA segment encodes these proteins:
- the LOC137639051 gene encoding multifunctional methyltransferase subunit TRM112-like protein: MKLITHNMLTSKALKNVKEGFPLRIQADEVRNVDIDFDREFISRMIPKLDWNALKFAAQCVGHQEDLPETLPEGYESDDDLLKKLHHILLEVEVINGCLECPETHRKFPISNGIPNMLLNEDEV; this comes from the exons ATGAAGCTTATAACACACAATATGCTCACGAGTAAAGCCTTAAAGAACGTAAAAGAAGGCTTTCCACTACGTATCCAG gctGATGAAGTTAGAAATGTTGATATAGATTTTGATCGTGAATTCATCTCCAGAATGATTCCAAAACTGGACTGGAATGCCCTGAAATTTGCAGCACaatgt GTTGGTCATCAGGAGGACCTACCAGAAACATTACCTGAAGGGTATGAAAGTGATGatgatttattgaagaaattaCACCACATATTACTAGAG GTGGAAGTAATCAATGGTTGTTTGGAGTGCCCGGAGACTCACCGGAAATTCCCTATCAGTAACGGCATCCCAAACATGCTTTTAAATGAGGACGAAGTTTaa